In Drosophila ananassae strain 14024-0371.13 chromosome 3R, ASM1763931v2, whole genome shotgun sequence, the DNA window GGGCTCTCTCCCGTTGTCTCTCCTTGGCTCTCAATGGGCTCAAGGCGATTTCGAAAATTATGAGCAATGTACGAATATCTTGTTCGAAAtttggttttcgaaaaattgcTCGGCCTGAGGAAAATGTGCTCGAGGCGATTCATTTAGAAAACTCTCTTGTAGCCAGACGGCAGCATTAATTTTCACGGAAATCTTCGCAGCCTCGAGGCCAAAGCCCAGTGGATATCATACATATAGACACATATATATTTCGATTATATATGCGCATCTACAGAATACTGAAAACTTCAGCATTTTCCGAGGAATAACTTTTTTCAGGCCCATTTATCTAAAGAGATCTATTGATCTTTGTGTGGACCGACCAGAAATCCCATCTATATCAGCAAGAAAACCGCGTGGTTTTCACACTGTCCCGAATACACACTATTGCCAGTCACAAGTATAATAGTCCATGTGCCCCCCTAACTGACCATCTCTCTATTTGCAGATTGAACGACACTCTACGCGAAAAGGAGCAACAGGTTAGTAAGGATCTCGAGGAGATCGAGCAAGTCTTCCGTCGCATCTCGCAGCTGCAGGATAAGCTTAACGCTCTGCACGAGCAACTGCAATCGGTTCACGTCTACGACGAGCACATCGCCCAGACCGAACAGCTCCTGATCACCCTCAACAGCCAGGTACACCAGGCGGCCGAAGAGAGCAAGTCACTGGTGGCCCAGACCACGGCCCTCTACCAGGCCAAGCAGAACCAGCTGCCGAACGACATTGCCCAGGAGTTTACGGCCCTCGAGCTACTGGCCGAACGAGTCCAGGTGACCATGGAGACCAAAGAGAAGGATTTCAAGCGCGCGAAGACCGTTCGCACCGAATATGTGGCCGGTGTGGACGAGATTCAGCGCTGGCTGCTTCAGGCGGAGGTGCAGGTGCAGGAACGCAGCCTGACGCCCACGCAGATGAAGGAGCTGTTGCAGCGCATCAACCACGAGATCACCGCCATCTACGAACGCTTCACGCTGGTTAAGACCAACGGCCAGCTGATCATCGAGAACTGTCGCAACAGCGAGGAGAAGACGCTGGTGCAGACAACCATCGATCAGTTGGCCGCCTCTCTGGCCCAGGTCCGAGGCTGGCTGGACGAGAAGAAGCAGGCGGTGGGTGATAGTCTGGACGCGTGGACGAGGTTCATGAACCTCTACCAGATTGTCATGTCGTGGGCGGCGGAGAAGCGCACCTTCATCGATCAGACGATTGAGCTGCGCACTCTGCCAGAGGCTCGCAACAAACTGAACGACTATGTTACGGCTGTGAAGAGTGTGAAACCGATTGTGAAGCATCTGAGCGAGATGGATAAGGAGCTGGAGCACATCGGCCAGGTGACGACTGTAGGCGATCTCAAGGACAAACTGCAGGAAGCCGAGGATGCGAAGATTACCGTGGAAGCGGTGCTGCTGGAGAGGGTAAAGTTGTTTGGGTCAAGGGATTGCCATTCCCTTTCGGAAACCAAACAGGGGGAtcatatttgtttttcttttaatttcccATCCACAGAACTCTCTGCTGCAAGAGGCCTGCGAAGAGTGGGATCAATGTGAACGCAAGATTAAGGATATACGCGCCTGGCACGAAAAGACGAAGCAGAGCCTGGACTCCACGCAGCAGCAGAAGAAACCGCTGCGCGATCAGCTCGGCTTCTGTGAGAAGACCCTGGCCGACATTAATGTGCAGAAAACGAAACTGAGACTGTCTATTGAGAAACTGGAGGTGAGTATGGCCTACGGCATGCCTAATTTCCGCTTACGATCCCATTCGCAGGTTCATTTCCGCAACGGCATGGGCGGTGATCCGCGCCTGAGCGAAAATGTCGACGATCTGGTGCGCGTGCTCGATGGCTTGGGCGAATTGGTCAAGGCCAAGTCGCAGAGCCTCGAGCAGACGCTATCCCAGATTGACGTCTACCAACAGCAGATGCAGACCCTGCGCCAGCGCATCATccaggaggagcagcagctgcgCCTGGTGATGGCGCCCACTTACTTGCCGCACGATCGCGAGCGAGCATTAGCCGAGCAACAGGTACGTACCGTCCCGATCTTTTGAGAATTCTAGTAGACCCGATTAGCAAACCAGCTAGTTACTCAGTTTAGGTATCAGATATTGCCAGGATCTCTATAGTATCGTCAGTTATCCTTACCCCTGAAATTGATCTCATTTTGTCATTGCTATGAACGTAACGTCATCGCTATGAAAGAAACAGTTGACAGAACAACCAAAGAAGTTATTAACCTTCAAACCCGAATATTCTATACTTAATTCTTGGAATTACTATACTACTTAATTAATCTTTGAAATCGTTATCCCCTTGCGCTTAATGTGTGCGGGTAGGTCCGAAGAAAAAAGTTGCACGGTGGCTGcgtctttaatttattttattattttttcaaaacaactatttcgtatttttttcgttattttttttttgttattttctttTGCGCCAAAATTATATTACGTTTTTATTTTCGGATTCGTTTGATACCATTACATACTGCACATAAATGCACACATAAATCAACATTTACCATACACATCTCATTATTGTGCCTCCTTATGTTGAAACATCGTTCGTCTCTCATTTATAAACCAACCGTGCAGCTCTCATTTTCATACCTCATGCTACCCACAAAGCTTTACCTCATTCATAGCTAAGCTCATAGTTCTCATCATTACCAATTGTCACGTGCCGAGGCCCGAAATATATAGGCAtctacgaaaaaaaaaaaccataaaacaaaaataagttCTTGTTGT includes these proteins:
- the LOC6497204 gene encoding uncharacterized protein LOC6497204 isoform X14; this translates as METKEKDFKRAKTVRTEYVAGVDEIQRWLLQAEVQVQERSLTPTQMKELLQRINHEITAIYERFTLVKTNGQLIIENCRNSEEKTLVQTTIDQLAASLAQVRGWLDEKKQAVGDSLDAWTRFMNLYQIVMSWAAEKRTFIDQTIELRTLPEARNKLNDYVTAVKSVKPIVKHLSEMDKELEHIGQVTTVGDLKDKLQEAEDAKITVEAVLLERNSLLQEACEEWDQCERKIKDIRAWHEKTKQSLDSTQQQKKPLRDQLGFCEKTLADINVQKTKLRLSIEKLEVHFRNGMGGDPRLSENVDDLVRVLDGLGELVKAKSQSLEQTLSQIDVYQQQMQTLRQRIIQEEQQLRLVMAPTYLPHDRERALAEQQACRERVKNLHSKITARNERIKLLIHRGTPDDAKLEI